In Candidatus Synechococcus calcipolaris G9, a genomic segment contains:
- a CDS encoding fimbria/pilus outer membrane usher protein, whose product MIAFTVRKIFPLIAIILIVPQAYAAPDALGPDALGVDGETGETPQGIEPESDTPDPPPSPNQDALFEEVFGRPRTPRGVQRVVVPFFINDLEQGQVLVFIGQASASPVQIQADPFLVRLATFLRPELQQTLEANVSNEGNLPLEALQQVGLEALFNERTLELRVDIPPVLRRTSIYNLSQVGAPPEAATAVRPATVSGFLNVRGGQDVVWTGPDSELVGRQPLSLNFDGAFNLKNWVFEGSTTYTELGNPEFVQGDLRLVRDDPLRGIRYAAGNLNLSTTGYQAFVPMLGLSASRNFTLQPYLTIQPRGNFQFTLDTPSEVEIYVNGFLRQTLTLPAGPQDLRDLPLNVGVNNISLVITNAVGQVQQLNFSAAVASDLLAQGIQQFSYNIGFPVDETTSGTFRNYDVETPLLIAAHRVGLTNALTMGGYTQADPNQQLLGLETVKATPLGNIRLDTGLSHFDGNVDYGLRLRYEYLDLGPQSRWQPVFRLALERRGGQFRTFDDRISSLFPEDSLFLQGFDWSVSSSYSQRLPAGITGNVGFNYRRGRVEDNLSPDSYSASVGLGRSFPNGLGVNLNLVHRQDTSGEQDHQVLLNLQWLFAPRQSINSQTSISQQNDFRHTLRWNYRTQALVNGFTTNITGETLTEENNLLGNLNYTGFRNELAVLHRFNSPIVNDTTLRANSRTTFGTAFVFADRAFALSRPVTGSFAIITRNPALGKQTVGVNPSLNNYVAQADRFGPAVVPNLTPYYVTSLRMDAPDLPLGYDLGDTQYNVFPTYKSGLVIQVGTDASVFLRGELRDAQGEPLGLITADVDDLSDPDRPSVILFTNRVGRFALEGFRPGRYQIRFRDRPGPPLTFDIPETQTGLYDLGTLTVP is encoded by the coding sequence ATGATTGCATTTACAGTACGGAAAATATTTCCCCTCATTGCCATCATACTCATTGTTCCCCAAGCCTATGCTGCTCCTGATGCCCTTGGGCCTGATGCTTTGGGAGTGGATGGAGAGACTGGGGAGACTCCCCAGGGAATAGAACCGGAATCCGATACCCCAGACCCGCCCCCCTCCCCCAATCAAGATGCCCTATTTGAAGAAGTTTTTGGCCGCCCCCGCACCCCCAGAGGTGTTCAACGGGTTGTGGTTCCTTTTTTTATTAACGATTTAGAACAGGGGCAAGTTCTCGTTTTCATTGGTCAAGCATCCGCATCTCCGGTGCAAATTCAAGCAGACCCCTTTCTGGTACGCCTGGCAACATTCCTACGACCCGAACTCCAGCAAACCCTAGAGGCTAATGTGAGCAATGAGGGCAACTTACCCCTAGAGGCTCTGCAACAGGTGGGCTTAGAGGCGTTATTTAATGAGCGCACTCTGGAGCTGCGAGTGGATATTCCCCCCGTATTGCGCCGCACCAGTATCTATAACCTGAGTCAAGTGGGGGCACCCCCGGAAGCGGCTACGGCAGTTCGTCCGGCAACGGTCAGTGGTTTTTTGAATGTTCGCGGCGGTCAAGATGTGGTGTGGACGGGCCCCGATAGTGAGCTTGTTGGTCGGCAACCTCTCTCCCTCAATTTTGACGGTGCCTTTAATCTCAAAAACTGGGTCTTTGAAGGGAGTACCACCTATACGGAATTAGGGAATCCTGAATTTGTCCAGGGAGATCTACGCTTGGTACGGGATGATCCGCTGCGGGGAATTCGCTACGCTGCCGGTAATCTTAACCTTTCGACCACGGGCTATCAGGCTTTTGTGCCCATGTTGGGCCTATCTGCCAGTCGGAATTTCACCCTCCAGCCCTACCTCACCATTCAACCCCGTGGTAATTTCCAGTTCACCCTGGATACCCCCTCCGAAGTGGAAATTTATGTCAACGGCTTTTTGCGGCAAACCCTTACCCTACCGGCCGGCCCCCAAGACCTACGGGATTTGCCCCTGAATGTGGGGGTAAATAACATTAGCCTCGTGATTACCAATGCCGTGGGTCAGGTACAACAACTCAATTTTTCGGCGGCGGTGGCTTCGGATTTACTGGCCCAGGGGATCCAACAGTTTAGCTATAATATCGGCTTTCCCGTGGATGAAACTACCTCTGGAACCTTTCGTAACTATGACGTTGAAACCCCCCTACTAATTGCCGCCCATCGCGTCGGCCTCACCAATGCATTAACCATGGGCGGCTACACCCAGGCGGATCCCAATCAGCAACTCCTGGGATTGGAAACCGTTAAGGCCACCCCTTTGGGCAATATTCGCCTGGATACGGGCCTGAGTCATTTTGATGGCAATGTGGATTATGGTTTACGGCTACGCTATGAATATTTAGACCTAGGGCCCCAAAGTCGTTGGCAACCTGTCTTTCGCCTTGCCCTAGAGCGGCGGGGGGGCCAATTTCGTACCTTTGACGATCGCATCAGTTCCCTTTTTCCCGAAGATTCGCTCTTTCTCCAAGGATTCGATTGGAGTGTCTCCAGTAGCTATAGTCAACGCTTACCGGCGGGCATCACTGGCAATGTCGGGTTTAATTATCGTCGCGGCCGGGTAGAGGATAATCTCTCCCCCGATAGCTATAGTGCCAGCGTCGGTTTGGGGCGATCCTTCCCCAATGGCCTAGGGGTGAATCTCAATTTAGTCCATCGCCAAGACACCAGCGGCGAGCAGGATCATCAGGTTCTTCTGAATTTGCAATGGCTCTTTGCGCCCCGCCAAAGTATCAACAGTCAAACCAGCATCTCTCAACAAAATGACTTTCGTCATACCCTACGCTGGAACTACCGCACCCAGGCCCTTGTGAATGGCTTTACCACCAATATAACTGGCGAAACCTTGACGGAAGAAAATAATTTATTAGGGAACTTAAACTACACTGGCTTTCGCAATGAGTTAGCGGTGCTGCATCGCTTTAATAGCCCAATAGTGAATGATACTACCCTCCGCGCCAATTCCCGGACAACCTTTGGCACCGCCTTTGTCTTTGCCGATCGCGCCTTTGCCCTATCCCGGCCCGTCACCGGAAGTTTTGCAATTATTACCCGCAATCCGGCCCTAGGGAAGCAAACCGTGGGAGTTAATCCTAGCCTCAATAACTATGTCGCCCAGGCTGATCGCTTTGGCCCCGCCGTTGTCCCTAACTTAACCCCCTATTACGTCACCAGCCTACGCATGGATGCCCCGGATTTACCCTTGGGTTACGATTTGGGAGATACCCAATACAATGTTTTTCCCACCTATAAAAGTGGTCTAGTGATTCAGGTGGGAACCGATGCCAGCGTCTTCCTGCGTGGGGAACTGCGGGATGCCCAAGGGGAACCCCTCGGTCTGATTACCGCAGACGTAGATGATTTATCAGACCCCGATCGCCCGTCGGTTATTTTATTTACGAATCGCGTGGGCAGGTTCGCCCTAGAGGGATTTCGGCCCGGTCGGTATCAAATCCGTTTTCGCGATCGCCCCGGGCCACCCCTCACCTTTGACATTCCTGAAACCCAAACCGGACTCTATGACTTAGGCACGTTAACTGTTCCCTAA
- a CDS encoding tetratricopeptide repeat protein — translation MFKPLYRYCVHLPSIAGGLLIFTLTFMGGGPLPIRATEDRDAAERLFKQGVEQALIQNYGAAIADFTLVIDLGSALPEVYYNRGLARDRLGDIEGAVADYSMAIRLDPFDAAAFVNRGNLYSLQGDFRAALRDFDRAIQADPTRVTAYYNRGNTHYELGEFARAIADYNTCLQLVPDFADAFVNRGLAYFQLGDRQRAQRDLNRASQLFLNQDNVAAYAEVLDRITGLEL, via the coding sequence ATGTTCAAACCGCTGTATCGTTACTGTGTTCATTTACCGTCGATCGCCGGGGGCTTACTCATCTTTACGCTGACTTTTATGGGGGGTGGGCCATTACCCATTAGGGCAACGGAGGATAGGGACGCGGCGGAACGTCTCTTTAAGCAGGGGGTTGAACAGGCCTTAATTCAGAACTATGGAGCGGCGATCGCTGACTTTACGTTGGTAATTGATCTGGGCAGTGCCCTACCAGAGGTGTACTACAATCGAGGATTGGCTAGGGATCGTCTTGGAGATATTGAGGGGGCCGTTGCGGACTATTCCATGGCGATTCGTTTGGATCCCTTTGATGCGGCGGCCTTTGTCAATCGCGGTAATTTATATAGTCTTCAGGGAGATTTTCGGGCGGCTCTACGGGACTTTGACCGGGCCATTCAGGCGGATCCAACCCGGGTGACGGCCTACTATAACCGAGGTAATACCCACTATGAATTGGGTGAGTTTGCCCGGGCGATCGCCGACTATAACACCTGTTTGCAACTGGTTCCGGATTTTGCCGATGCTTTTGTGAATCGCGGACTGGCCTACTTTCAACTGGGCGATCGCCAGCGGGCCCAGCGAGATCTCAATCGGGCCAGTCAACTCTTTTTGAACCAAGATAATGTGGCCGCCTATGCCGAGGTTTTAGATCGGATCACGGGTCTAGAGCTTTAA